TGGCATCGGAGAATTTAGCCGCCTGCAGGTTGCCTATCCCTGGATTGCTAACAGCCGCGGAGGAAGAGGAGGAACCCACCTGTCAGCTCCCTATGGATTAATGCTTTCTTTTACCCGGGACTCTGTATGGGGTATATGGAGAAGATACGGTGAAAACGGATATATGCTGTGGGCAGACAAGAAACAGCCCCTTTCTGAGTCCGTTAGATCTGCTCATGATTTCAAAAAGACCGACAATGACCCCACCGATCATTTATGGTCCGAGGTAATAGATTTACATCCCCGTTCTTTGGTCAAAAGCAGGAATAACTTGTTCATCGGGGGTACGCCCGGACTGGCTCAGACAAAAGATCCCTATAAGGCCTTTACAGGACAGGAAGGCGGTATCCTTTGGATTATGGATGCCTCCAGCGGCAAAAAACAGGCCGGATATAAGCTCGATGCACCTCCTGTTTGGGACGGCATGGCAGTGGCTTCCAACAGGCTTTTAGTTTCAATGGAAAACGGTACAATACAGTGTTTTAGAGAGTAAATTCTAAGCAGTTATAATGATTTAAGAGGGTATTTAACCAAATTATATACTTCTATGCTAAAGTTAAAGTATCTGGAATTCGGGCTTACGCCGCTTTCCTGCTTCACAGTAAAATGTAAAACTAAGGAGGGAAAGCCTCAGTATTTAGGTAAATCATTAATTTTATAGAACAATTTAACTGCAAAACTATAATAGATATGAGCCATTTTAACTATCATTTCAGATTGCATCATATAAATTCAACTTTTCTAATAAAGGTAAGTGCAGCAGCATTTATGACATTACACTCATGTAGTGGGGGTGATTCAGAAAAAAGGAAAAATAGGGAAAATCAACATCTCAACATCATCTTCATATTTTCCGATGATCTGTCGTACCGTGATTTGAGTTGCTATGGCCAAAGCAAATTTGCAACACCAAATCTGGACAGTCTGGCCATGAATGGTATCCGTTTCACACAGGCATATTCAGGATCCCCGGAGTGTGCCCCATCACGAGCTAGCCTGATGACCGGGATGCATATGGGACATTGCAGAATACGTGCAAATAGCTCTGTACGAGGACAAGACCACCTTCTAACAGAAGATGTCACAGTAGCAGAGTTATTGAAACAGGCAGGATATACCACAGGTTTTGTAGGCAAATGGGGCATCGGTTTGCCCGGCACTGAGGGCACTCCAGACAAGCAAGGTTTTGACCATTCATACGGATATTATGATCAGGGAAGAGCTCATACATTTTTCCCTCATTATTTGATGAAAAATGGAGATACCATTCCCATTCAGGAGAATTATGGTTTCAATATGAAGCGTGTATACCAATATAACCGTCGTTCTCCGGATAGTCTTGAAGACGTAAAAAATAATTACAATCAGCAGGGTCGTCTCATTCCTGATGGTGTACCGGATCCCGAAAAGGCAAAGTACTCGGAAAATCTCTTTCAAAACGACGCCCTCTCTTTTATTAAAGAAAATAAAAACAATCCGTTTTTTCTTTACTATGCCACCCAGATTCCTCATGGCCCTTGCATTATACCCGATCTTGGAAGGTACAGAAACAGGCCATGGAGCCAGAAACATAAGGAATGGGCTGCTATGATGGAAAAAATGGATAAGGGCGTTGGTCGAATGGTGGAGCTATTGGAAAATTTAAATATTCTCGATAACACGATTATATTTTTTGCCGGGGACAATGGCTACAGCATGTGGGGATACTTTGGAAGGCCTGCCTTTGAGGATGATCCTCTTTTTGAGAATAAAGGTCCGTGGCCGAAAGGAAAATTTACCTCTACCCATGAGGGTGGGGTTCGGGTACCATTCTTTGCTTACTGGAAGAGTAAAATTGAGCCTGGAGAGACGGATCATGTTTGTGCATTATATGATTTCATGGCCACTGCAGCCGACCTGGCCGGGGTCTCAGTTCCGGAAACAGATGGTATAAGTTTGGTTCCTACTTTATTAGGTGAGCCGGAAAATCAGAAAAAACATAACTATCTGTACTGGGAAAACGGAACGAGATCGCCACATACGCAAAGTGTT
The sequence above is drawn from the Bacteroidales bacterium genome and encodes:
- a CDS encoding arylsulfatase produces the protein MTLHSCSGGDSEKRKNRENQHLNIIFIFSDDLSYRDLSCYGQSKFATPNLDSLAMNGIRFTQAYSGSPECAPSRASLMTGMHMGHCRIRANSSVRGQDHLLTEDVTVAELLKQAGYTTGFVGKWGIGLPGTEGTPDKQGFDHSYGYYDQGRAHTFFPHYLMKNGDTIPIQENYGFNMKRVYQYNRRSPDSLEDVKNNYNQQGRLIPDGVPDPEKAKYSENLFQNDALSFIKENKNNPFFLYYATQIPHGPCIIPDLGRYRNRPWSQKHKEWAAMMEKMDKGVGRMVELLENLNILDNTIIFFAGDNGYSMWGYFGRPAFEDDPLFENKGPWPKGKFTSTHEGGVRVPFFAYWKSKIEPGETDHVCALYDFMATAADLAGVSVPETDGISLVPTLLGEPENQKKHNYLYWENGTRSPHTQSVRMDQWWAYRSHPSEPVKLYNLSRDIACENNVAKENPDVVKVVKQIFQEAHVDSKWYVNPGESKEQIEAKRNKAREMGQMQRSVRPNTAFKGRGKPSAKTKTSN